In Mytilus edulis chromosome 13, xbMytEdul2.2, whole genome shotgun sequence, a single window of DNA contains:
- the LOC139500255 gene encoding protein dispatched homolog 3-like — translation MVDRYNPKMQYILNRITACHDLPKPVTSYGRQAQAHVVGGFQNNSLQWWAFAFESVMMEVVAVNSAIYSLVFSMVICLVAVAIFTSHVTLLLIVFITILEMICLVAGIFYLAGWEMGGVEAISLSILVGSSVEYCVHLVEGFLLAGKAIPENLKNDHAGSRQWRTKAAISHIGVSIFSSAMTTIIAAIPLTQTTILPFSKFGQILAINSSVSIVYCLTICAAFLAFMGPSKFVCKWKSTLKMTIGTCVVIGLSALGLFIISKCGIFIPGPNGGALFPE, via the exons aTGGTTGATCGTTATAATCCAAAGa TGCAATATATACTTAATCGTATCACAGCCTGCCATGATTTACCTAAGCCTGTAACATCTTATGGTAGACAAGCACAAGCTCATGTTGTGGGTGGTTTTCAGAACAATTCTCTACAGTGGTGGGCATTTGCTTTTGAATCT gtAATGATGGAAGTTGTAGCAGTAAACAGCGCCATCTATAGTTTGGTCTTCTCGATGGTGATATGTTTAGTAGCAGTAGCCATCTTTACAAGTCATGTGACTTTATTACTGATTGTATTCATAACCATATTAG AAATGATTTGCCTGGTAGCTGGTATATTTTACCTGGCTGGTTGGGAGATGGGCGGAGTAGAAGCTATATCCCTGTCTATACTGGTAGGATCATCTGTAGAGTATTGTGTTCATTTAGTGGAAGGTTTCCTGCTGGCTGGGAAAGCAATTCcggaaaatttgaaaaat GATCATGCTGGTTCTAGACAGTGGAGAACAAAAGCTGCCATCAGCCATATTGGAGTATCTATATTTAGCAGTGCCATGACAACCATAATTGCTGCAATACCTTTAACCCAGACAACAATATTACCATTTTCCAAATTTGGACAAATTCTTGCCATAAATTCATCTGTATCCATTGTTTACTGTCTGACTATTTGTGCCGCATTTTTAGCATTTATGGGACCGAGTAAATTTGTATGTAAATGGAAATCAACATTGAAAATGACTATCGGTACATGTGTAGTGATAGGTTTATCTGCCCTTGGATTGTTTATCATCAGCAAATGTGGTATTTTCATACCAGGACCAAATGGTGGTGCTTTATTTCCTGAATAA